One stretch of Halobacillus litoralis DNA includes these proteins:
- a CDS encoding SLC13 family permease, protein MLSGVWSRLWTMHYEAKDLLRFTVTGNGGGSSTVTQTNQKDEGHDPGPSFDTRQKVGLFLGPILFTLTLLFLEADGLSQSAVAVLASTIWIATWWITEAIPIPATSLLPLILFPLTGGLDGGTTASSYGDNTIFLFMGGFLIALAMQKWNLHKRMALFIIASVGTSTEQIVLGFMVATGTLSMWISNTATAMMMVPIGMAVIYQASEQLKKKGETVDHDNFNFGKAVMLGVAYSASIGGLATLIGTPPNTIFKAVVEQTYGIEISFAGWMAFGVPLTILFLALAWFYLVKIAFPMKIKELPGGRKVIGEERRALGVMSVEEKIVMTVFAVTAVAWISRSFLLVNINENINDTMIAMSAAVLLFLIPSKNKKGDYLLDWDTAKGLPWGILLLFGAGLAIAAGFQETGLAEWIGTQLTILEGVSLILIVVIVAVLVIFLTEITSNTATATMMFPIMASLASAISVHPYSLMIAAGVAASCAFMLPVATPPNAVVFGSGYLRIPDMAKAGLWLNIAAVILITIAIYFYLPFVWGIDLTTFPDRFNS, encoded by the coding sequence ATGTTAAGTGGCGTGTGGAGTCGCCTTTGGACGATGCACTACGAGGCGAAGGATTTATTGAGGTTTACGGTAACAGGAAATGGCGGTGGATCTTCGACGGTGACCCAGACGAACCAAAAGGATGAAGGGCACGACCCGGGCCCATCCTTTGATACGCGTCAAAAAGTAGGACTTTTTCTAGGACCAATTTTGTTTACGCTTACATTGTTGTTTTTAGAAGCGGATGGATTATCCCAAAGTGCTGTCGCAGTTTTAGCCAGTACCATCTGGATTGCCACATGGTGGATCACAGAGGCAATTCCGATTCCTGCCACCTCCCTTCTGCCGTTGATTCTTTTTCCTCTCACCGGAGGACTAGACGGTGGGACGACGGCTTCTTCCTATGGCGATAATACGATATTCCTGTTTATGGGTGGTTTCCTCATTGCCCTTGCGATGCAAAAGTGGAACCTGCATAAGCGGATGGCCTTGTTCATCATCGCATCCGTAGGGACAAGCACAGAACAAATCGTACTTGGTTTTATGGTTGCGACGGGGACATTGTCAATGTGGATTTCCAATACGGCCACGGCCATGATGATGGTCCCGATCGGTATGGCGGTCATCTACCAGGCTTCTGAACAGTTGAAGAAAAAAGGGGAAACGGTCGATCACGACAATTTTAATTTCGGAAAAGCTGTCATGCTCGGGGTCGCCTATAGTGCTTCTATTGGTGGATTGGCGACTCTCATTGGAACACCTCCCAACACGATTTTCAAAGCTGTAGTTGAACAAACCTACGGAATAGAGATTAGCTTTGCTGGCTGGATGGCGTTCGGTGTTCCGTTGACGATTCTATTTTTAGCGCTCGCATGGTTCTATTTAGTGAAAATTGCCTTCCCAATGAAGATTAAAGAACTTCCTGGTGGCAGAAAAGTCATCGGGGAAGAGAGGCGTGCGCTCGGGGTCATGAGTGTAGAAGAAAAAATCGTCATGACCGTGTTCGCTGTGACAGCAGTGGCGTGGATTTCCAGGTCATTTTTACTCGTAAACATCAATGAAAATATCAACGATACGATGATCGCGATGAGCGCAGCTGTCCTCCTTTTTCTTATTCCTTCCAAGAACAAGAAAGGTGATTACCTCCTGGATTGGGACACAGCGAAAGGGCTGCCGTGGGGGATCCTGCTTCTGTTTGGTGCAGGTCTTGCCATTGCCGCAGGATTTCAGGAAACGGGGCTTGCGGAATGGATTGGTACACAGCTAACGATTTTAGAGGGCGTCAGTCTGATTTTGATTGTTGTTATCGTTGCAGTACTAGTCATTTTCTTAACGGAAATTACATCAAACACAGCTACAGCTACGATGATGTTTCCAATTATGGCCTCACTGGCCAGCGCTATCTCGGTTCACCCATACAGCTTGATGATTGCAGCGGGGGTAGCGGCAAGCTGTGCGTTTATGTTGCCCGTGGCAACACCTCCGAATGCCGTCGTTTTCGGTAGTGGCTATTTGAGAATTCCAGACATGGCTAAAGCCGGACTGTGGCTGAATATTGCAGCTGTCATTTTGATCACAATTGCGATTTATTTCTACCTGCCATTCGTTTGGGGAATCGATCTAACAACATTTCCGGACCGTTTTAACTCATAA
- a CDS encoding MFS transporter: MEAVQKNRQPYTPGQSEFWRVTIALMLASLSIFSTLYVFQPLLPVFTDLFQVSATESSLLMSACVIAMVFGLFILGFSADRYGRATVMKVSLFITAGTLILLPFTPTFGWMVVVRFIQGFFLAGIPAAAMGYLGAEVAHKHLGLAMTLYISSNALGGMGGRVVGGYVTDLFDWESTLYIFAAFGLLSAFLFLVLFPKERFFEKTDQAISDDLKGMLVHLRSRSMLVLFMMGVLLQIVFTAIWTYIPFHLQGDPFNWSLKWIAFTYFAYVFGVLAPPLAGRVSDVIGLKKVMFTGVAVLIVGTALTALPSGTFVLVGLSLICMGFFVAHSMAAALVSKSATHHKSGASGFYLISYYIGVAIGSTAVGTLWENYQWTGVLSVTILLLLLFIFHPFYMDE, translated from the coding sequence ATGGAAGCCGTACAAAAAAACAGACAACCCTATACACCAGGACAAAGTGAATTTTGGCGCGTCACCATTGCCTTAATGTTGGCTTCCTTATCCATATTCTCAACATTATATGTTTTTCAGCCATTGCTCCCTGTGTTTACAGACCTATTCCAAGTGTCGGCAACGGAATCCAGTTTACTCATGTCCGCTTGTGTCATCGCCATGGTCTTTGGTCTATTCATTCTCGGTTTTTCTGCTGATCGATATGGCCGCGCGACTGTCATGAAAGTCTCCTTGTTTATCACAGCAGGAACCCTCATCCTTTTGCCGTTCACTCCTACATTTGGATGGATGGTTGTGGTGAGATTTATCCAGGGGTTCTTTTTAGCTGGGATCCCTGCGGCGGCGATGGGATATTTAGGGGCAGAGGTAGCTCATAAACACTTGGGTCTGGCTATGACCTTATACATATCCAGCAATGCTCTCGGAGGAATGGGAGGAAGGGTCGTTGGTGGGTACGTGACGGATTTGTTTGACTGGGAGTCGACGTTATATATATTTGCTGCATTCGGACTGCTTTCAGCTTTTCTATTTTTAGTCCTTTTTCCAAAAGAGCGCTTCTTCGAAAAAACAGATCAGGCCATCAGTGATGATCTGAAGGGGATGCTTGTCCATTTGAGGAGTCGTTCGATGCTCGTCTTGTTCATGATGGGGGTTCTGCTTCAAATCGTCTTCACGGCGATTTGGACTTATATCCCATTTCATTTACAAGGGGACCCATTCAACTGGTCCTTAAAATGGATCGCCTTCACATATTTTGCTTATGTTTTCGGAGTCCTCGCGCCTCCACTTGCCGGCCGAGTTTCTGATGTGATTGGTTTGAAAAAAGTGATGTTCACTGGTGTGGCGGTCCTCATTGTTGGTACGGCTCTAACCGCGTTACCATCTGGAACGTTTGTACTCGTGGGACTCTCACTCATTTGCATGGGATTCTTTGTCGCTCATTCCATGGCCGCGGCCCTCGTCAGTAAATCCGCCACTCATCATAAAAGTGGTGCATCAGGATTCTACTTGATCAGCTATTACATAGGCGTAGCCATCGGAAGTACAGCCGTCGGTACCCTGTGGGAAAACTACCAATGGACAGGCGTATTGAGTGTAACCATCCTGCTGCTCCTCCTATTTATCTTCCACCCTTTTTATATGGATGAGTGA
- a CDS encoding CHY zinc finger protein → MGKKTLVKGNQVDNQTRCAHYHSEVDVIAIRFHCCGEYYACYSCHQEQADHEPSQWPKHKWGERAILCGSCSHELTIHEYMKSSQCPVCQHGFNEGCRLHYPLYFEM, encoded by the coding sequence ATGGGGAAGAAAACTCTAGTAAAAGGAAATCAGGTAGATAACCAGACACGCTGTGCGCACTATCACAGTGAAGTCGATGTCATCGCCATACGTTTTCACTGCTGCGGGGAATATTATGCGTGTTATTCCTGCCATCAAGAACAAGCAGACCATGAACCAAGTCAATGGCCAAAGCACAAATGGGGTGAGCGTGCGATCCTATGTGGAAGCTGCAGCCATGAGTTAACCATTCATGAATATATGAAGTCGTCTCAATGTCCCGTTTGCCAGCATGGATTTAATGAAGGCTGCCGCCTGCATTATCCTTTATATTTTGAGATGTAA
- a CDS encoding cytochrome P450, with protein sequence MTVKVPKDKTIDNTLAIFKDGYNFIPKRVQNHHLDVYETRVLGEKVALLSGIEGAELFYDTSRMNRKNALPKRVLKTLFGEDAIQTMDGDAHTHRKLLFMSLMTPEALQELYEITTKNWARFTKKWSSMKQVKLYDESRELLCRTACEWAGIPLAEKEVKKRTRDLSNMIDGFSAVGPKHIESRRARKRSEEWVEDLILQVRQGNIEAKKGKAIHEMAMHEDLEGRPLDARMAAIEVLNVIRPLVAISKFIAFGGVALHEHPETQTRVALDDEYLFQFAQEVRRYFPFVPFLGARVDHDFTWQQYPFKKDQLVLIDIYGINHDPKVWENPDQFNPERFIDWDGGLFDLVPQGGGGYYKGHRCPGEWPTIEVLQASFRYMTKHLGYDVPKQDYSYSLKKIPALPKSGFIISNVHFKN encoded by the coding sequence ATGACGGTTAAAGTGCCAAAAGACAAGACGATTGATAATACACTCGCTATTTTTAAAGACGGGTACAACTTCATACCGAAACGGGTTCAAAATCATCATTTGGATGTTTATGAAACGAGGGTTTTAGGAGAGAAGGTGGCTCTCCTCAGCGGCATCGAAGGAGCAGAACTGTTTTACGACACCAGTCGTATGAACCGGAAAAATGCCCTCCCTAAGAGAGTCTTGAAAACTTTATTCGGTGAAGATGCCATTCAGACGATGGATGGGGATGCACACACCCATCGCAAATTGCTGTTCATGTCCCTGATGACTCCAGAGGCTCTTCAGGAACTGTATGAAATCACGACGAAAAACTGGGCACGTTTCACAAAAAAATGGAGCAGCATGAAACAGGTCAAACTGTACGACGAGTCACGGGAACTGCTGTGCCGGACAGCATGTGAATGGGCCGGCATCCCATTAGCCGAAAAAGAAGTGAAGAAAAGAACCAGAGACTTGAGTAATATGATCGATGGATTCAGTGCGGTCGGTCCAAAGCACATTGAAAGCCGAAGAGCACGCAAACGGTCAGAAGAGTGGGTGGAAGATTTGATTTTACAAGTTCGGCAGGGGAATATCGAAGCAAAAAAAGGAAAAGCCATTCACGAAATGGCTATGCATGAAGATTTAGAAGGTCGACCGTTAGACGCACGAATGGCAGCCATTGAAGTTCTGAATGTCATCCGTCCACTAGTAGCCATTTCTAAGTTCATCGCATTCGGTGGTGTTGCCCTTCATGAACATCCAGAAACTCAGACACGCGTCGCTTTGGATGATGAATATTTATTCCAGTTTGCACAGGAAGTACGCCGTTACTTCCCTTTCGTTCCTTTTCTCGGAGCAAGAGTCGACCATGATTTCACGTGGCAGCAATACCCGTTCAAAAAAGATCAGCTTGTCTTGATCGACATTTACGGAATCAACCATGACCCTAAAGTGTGGGAGAACCCAGATCAATTTAACCCTGAGAGATTCATAGATTGGGACGGTGGATTGTTCGACTTAGTCCCTCAAGGCGGAGGCGGATATTATAAAGGACACCGCTGTCCGGGAGAATGGCCGACCATTGAAGTATTACAAGCCAGTTTCCGTTACATGACTAAACACTTGGGGTATGATGTACCGAAACAAGATTACAGCTACAGTTTAAAAAAGATCCCAGCGCTTCCGAAAAGCGGCTTTATTATAAGCAACGTCCACTTCAAAAATTGA
- a CDS encoding Fur-regulated basic protein FbpA, translating into MKNQLRTAVESMKEHYIQKLIDAGMYQASDEMLRSLTLTELEALASRVDRP; encoded by the coding sequence ATGAAAAACCAACTGAGGACCGCCGTTGAAAGTATGAAAGAACATTACATTCAAAAACTTATTGATGCAGGGATGTATCAAGCCTCTGATGAAATGCTCCGGTCGTTGACATTAACGGAGCTCGAAGCTCTCGCTTCAAGGGTCGATCGACCATAA
- a CDS encoding MerR family transcriptional regulator, translated as MSSYKHKKVISIGTVNELTGLSLRQIRYYEERELIYPERTKRGTRKYSFSDVETLLQIADKREEGVQTYEIRKDLQSSNKGKVMERMLRGQLNAHFRMNK; from the coding sequence ATGTCATCTTACAAGCACAAAAAAGTCATTTCAATTGGTACGGTCAATGAACTCACAGGACTTTCCCTCAGACAAATACGTTATTATGAGGAGCGTGAATTGATTTATCCAGAACGTACCAAGAGAGGAACACGCAAGTATTCTTTTTCTGATGTTGAAACCCTCTTACAAATCGCTGACAAACGAGAGGAAGGTGTACAAACCTACGAAATCCGTAAAGATTTACAGTCTTCCAACAAAGGGAAGGTGATGGAACGAATGCTTCGCGGGCAACTGAATGCCCATTTTCGAATGAACAAATGA
- a CDS encoding exo-beta-N-acetylmuramidase NamZ family protein → MKKWLMLAVVLIMTWSTFSVVFADHNGNPGKHKGHDKKAEPFKLGVEVLLDEEKDLIEGKNVGLITNPTGVDQNLNSIVDLLHNDEDVNLTALYGPEHGVRGSAQAGEYVEFYTDEETGLPVYSLYGKTRKPTPEMLEDVDVLLFDIQDVGTRFYTYIYTMAYAMEAAQENNIPFIVLDRPNPLGGEKVEGPVLDEDFKSFVGNYPIPLRHGMTVGELAKLFNNEFEIGADLTVVEMQGWKRSMDYDETGLEFVAPSPNMPTVDTAFVYPGAALIEGTNVSEGRGTTRPFELIGAPFINSTDLAAEMNAYNLPGVRFRAASFTPSFSKHAGELTHGVQIHVIDREEFNAVETGVYLVKTIHDMYPEDFEFRAENSAGVSFFDLLVGNGWIRDAIENGESVEDMKDRWEDELKDFNKVRKHYLLYKK, encoded by the coding sequence TTGAAAAAGTGGTTGATGCTTGCAGTCGTTTTGATCATGACATGGTCGACATTCTCTGTTGTTTTCGCGGATCATAACGGCAATCCTGGTAAACACAAAGGACACGATAAAAAAGCAGAACCTTTCAAGCTTGGAGTAGAAGTCCTTTTAGATGAAGAAAAAGATCTGATTGAAGGTAAGAATGTGGGTCTGATTACAAACCCGACCGGTGTTGATCAAAACTTAAACAGCATCGTCGATCTGTTACACAACGACGAGGATGTCAACTTGACGGCGTTGTATGGCCCTGAACACGGGGTCAGGGGAAGCGCGCAGGCTGGAGAGTATGTCGAGTTTTACACAGATGAAGAAACAGGGCTTCCTGTCTATAGTCTTTATGGAAAGACACGTAAACCGACTCCGGAAATGTTAGAAGACGTCGATGTGCTGCTGTTTGATATTCAGGATGTAGGCACACGTTTTTACACCTATATCTACACGATGGCTTATGCGATGGAAGCAGCTCAGGAAAATAACATTCCATTCATCGTACTTGACCGTCCGAATCCTCTGGGTGGAGAAAAAGTGGAAGGTCCCGTATTGGATGAAGATTTCAAGTCCTTCGTAGGTAACTATCCGATCCCGCTTCGCCATGGAATGACAGTCGGGGAGCTGGCGAAGTTATTCAACAACGAATTTGAGATTGGTGCGGATTTGACGGTTGTGGAAATGCAAGGATGGAAGCGGAGCATGGACTATGATGAGACAGGACTTGAATTTGTCGCTCCTTCACCGAATATGCCGACTGTGGATACAGCTTTCGTTTATCCAGGAGCGGCCTTGATCGAAGGGACGAATGTTTCTGAAGGTCGCGGCACGACACGACCTTTCGAATTGATTGGTGCCCCTTTCATTAATAGTACGGATCTAGCTGCAGAAATGAACGCCTACAACTTACCGGGGGTAAGGTTTAGAGCGGCATCCTTTACACCATCCTTCTCGAAACATGCAGGGGAATTGACCCATGGTGTGCAGATCCATGTCATCGATCGTGAAGAGTTTAATGCTGTAGAAACCGGTGTCTATCTCGTGAAGACGATTCATGACATGTATCCGGAAGACTTCGAGTTCCGTGCGGAAAATTCAGCAGGCGTTTCCTTCTTCGATCTTTTAGTCGGTAATGGATGGATCCGCGATGCGATCGAAAACGGCGAATCCGTCGAAGACATGAAAGATCGTTGGGAAGACGAGCTCAAAGACTTCAACAAAGTAAGAAAACACTACCTCCTCTATAAGAAATAA
- a CDS encoding STAS domain-containing protein: MALMTSDLTMTDALNSIGESILLADLNYDLVWMNDEAKNLFTEIAPLLGYKSSDELIGENMDKLHANPLERRDFKGRLDKKYQVRINVKNRFVADTVITPMKNTEGETSYYTIMLMDVTTKAEEEERKDHLIESLSIPILKVWDHAVAVPLIGDLDEKRVDHLISSLLKKCTEGDIQYALIDLSGIHKFNDQFSRHLKQLNQSLQLVGTECLVVGITPKLALSFQYFDKGLKTFKNTYAGLRYIIQHDS, encoded by the coding sequence ATGGCTTTAATGACTTCAGATCTAACAATGACAGATGCGCTTAATAGCATAGGAGAAAGCATCTTGCTTGCAGACCTCAATTATGATCTGGTGTGGATGAATGATGAGGCCAAAAATCTTTTTACAGAAATTGCTCCGTTACTCGGTTACAAAAGCTCGGATGAATTAATCGGAGAGAATATGGACAAGCTTCATGCCAATCCGTTAGAACGTCGAGATTTTAAGGGAAGATTGGATAAGAAGTATCAAGTGAGGATCAACGTAAAGAATAGGTTCGTCGCAGATACCGTGATTACCCCGATGAAAAATACAGAGGGAGAGACAAGTTACTATACCATCATGTTAATGGATGTAACGACAAAGGCCGAAGAAGAGGAACGGAAGGATCACCTTATTGAATCGCTTTCCATCCCTATCTTAAAAGTGTGGGACCATGCAGTGGCTGTTCCACTTATTGGTGATTTGGATGAAAAAAGAGTGGATCACCTGATCTCTTCTCTACTGAAAAAATGTACAGAAGGTGACATTCAATATGCCTTGATTGATTTGAGTGGAATCCATAAATTCAATGATCAGTTCAGCAGACACTTGAAGCAACTGAATCAGTCCCTCCAATTAGTAGGGACCGAATGCCTTGTGGTAGGAATTACACCAAAGCTGGCTCTTTCATTCCAATACTTTGATAAAGGTTTGAAAACATTTAAAAATACGTATGCAGGATTACGATACATCATACAACATGATTCTTAA
- a CDS encoding AI-2E family transporter has translation MWMKHSFFKYTTAAILILILYYFLEKLELLNPVKTIFGTLFYPMLIAGFLFYILRPVVHFMARSKFFPLPVAILAVFAVIGALIYGGIRFLAGTIKKQITDISELPEKIKQTAEEAGQKLEQNDMGMVSVVSIKQRVTEYFGGLTQQIGEHMMSVFSTIAGATTVLIIVPFVLFFFLKDGHKLVPFLKRALPEKHKPRGEKVLKDLDYTVSSYIIGQATIAAVDGVLTYIGYIIIGLDYALILGIFVMLTCVIPFVGPVIGAIPAIVVALMQEPSMAVYVIITFIVVQQLEGNLVAPLIFGERLDIHPLTVILLLVVAAPLYGVVGMIIAVPTYSVIKVLLKHGYDFYRLYHP, from the coding sequence ATGTGGATGAAACACTCATTCTTTAAGTACACCACGGCAGCTATACTTATACTTATTCTGTATTATTTCTTAGAAAAACTAGAGCTGTTGAATCCAGTGAAGACAATCTTCGGAACGTTATTTTATCCGATGCTAATTGCTGGGTTTCTTTTTTATATCTTGCGCCCTGTCGTGCACTTTATGGCAAGGTCAAAATTCTTCCCTCTGCCAGTTGCCATCCTGGCTGTTTTTGCAGTGATCGGTGCTCTCATTTATGGAGGTATCCGTTTTTTAGCAGGTACCATAAAAAAACAGATTACGGATATATCGGAGTTACCTGAAAAAATAAAACAGACAGCAGAAGAGGCGGGGCAAAAGCTCGAGCAAAACGACATGGGGATGGTGTCCGTCGTTTCCATTAAGCAGCGAGTAACAGAATATTTCGGTGGATTGACTCAGCAGATCGGGGAACACATGATGAGTGTTTTTTCGACCATCGCAGGAGCGACTACGGTCTTAATTATCGTTCCGTTTGTTTTGTTTTTCTTTTTGAAAGATGGCCACAAACTGGTTCCTTTCTTAAAAAGGGCTTTGCCGGAGAAACATAAACCCCGCGGGGAAAAGGTGCTTAAGGATTTAGATTATACGGTTTCTTCTTATATTATCGGACAAGCGACAATCGCTGCTGTGGATGGTGTTTTGACCTATATCGGTTATATCATCATCGGGCTTGACTATGCCTTAATACTCGGTATATTCGTCATGTTGACCTGTGTGATCCCTTTTGTTGGGCCAGTTATTGGCGCGATTCCTGCGATTGTAGTTGCTCTCATGCAGGAACCATCCATGGCCGTTTATGTGATCATCACATTTATTGTTGTCCAACAATTAGAGGGGAATTTAGTTGCCCCTCTGATCTTTGGAGAACGCTTGGATATCCATCCATTAACAGTCATTCTGTTACTTGTGGTGGCAGCTCCGTTGTATGGAGTGGTAGGGATGATCATCGCTGTTCCTACGTATTCCGTAATCAAAGTGTTGCTGAAGCATGGGTATGATTTTTACCGTCTCTATCATCCCTGA
- a CDS encoding YceI family protein → MTHLTLDQVHSSLNFQIKHMMVSKAKGEFKTFDVAFSGELNNLPSAQVTVTIPVTSINTGNEQRDGHLRSGDFFEADQYPNLVFRSTSIKKITDDEFEVTGDFTIKEVTHQETFTVEYNGTSKSPMDGSTIAGFDVSGKIDREAYGLTYNAALETGGVLLGKEVKFEGNLEFVVGE, encoded by the coding sequence ATGACTCATTTAACATTGGATCAGGTGCACAGCAGCTTGAACTTCCAAATCAAACATATGATGGTTTCAAAAGCCAAAGGTGAATTCAAAACTTTTGACGTGGCATTTTCCGGTGAGCTGAATAATCTACCTTCTGCCCAAGTGACCGTTACCATTCCGGTAACTTCTATTAATACAGGGAACGAACAGCGCGACGGACACCTTCGTTCTGGGGACTTTTTCGAAGCCGATCAATACCCGAATCTTGTATTCCGCAGCACCTCCATCAAGAAGATAACGGATGATGAATTTGAAGTAACCGGTGACTTCACTATTAAAGAGGTGACTCATCAGGAAACCTTCACGGTTGAATATAACGGAACTTCGAAGAGCCCGATGGATGGCAGCACCATTGCAGGTTTCGATGTGAGCGGAAAAATCGATCGTGAAGCTTATGGCTTAACCTATAATGCGGCTCTTGAAACTGGCGGTGTGCTGCTAGGGAAAGAGGTTAAATTCGAAGGAAACTTGGAGTTTGTTGTAGGAGAATGA